Below is a genomic region from Desulfatirhabdium butyrativorans DSM 18734.
TTTCCCCTGCTTCGATCTGGCTCAATATTTTTTCAGTTTCTTTATTCGGGACTTTAATCTCAAAAGGTAACCCCTTGTGCCGTACAACACTATACAGGAACAAACGAACGGCCTCGCTTGTCGAAAGACCGAGCTGCCCCAGATATTTAGTCGCCTCTTTCTTTATCGCGGCATCAATTCGGAGTGTCATTGCAATGGTCATTTTTCCCTCCATCATATTTCATTTGACATACATCATAGTCCTTTCCTGAAAAAAGTCAAAAGGTGAATCGGAAACAGACAGGAGTCTCGGATTACCACATTCCCGCAGTATTCTGAAGAATATAAATAAGTGAAGGCTCCACCGCCTACAAGGCGGTGGCTTCATCTGGTCGCCTAAAGGCGACTTGTTTTAAAAGGAGTCAATCTATTTTTATATGTTATTTCAAACAGTTCAAGGGAGCCACTCAGAATAATTTTCAATAGAGAAGTGATGTTCGAACTAAAGTCTTCGCCTGAAGGCGAGGGTTTTTCTCCCATTCCCCGAATGGGACAATAAGTCAATAAATATTTTACTTATCCTATATCTTTTTCCTAACATCAGTGGCTTTTTTGGGGTATAACTATCTGATTCTTTGTCGATAAAGGTTTTTCGTTCAGACACTATATAGGCAGCCAGAGGACCTCGGGTATTCAGAGAATCTCGCTCTGGTCCTTTTATACCAGACCGAGACGGTCTGGCTACACGAGACGGTCTGGCTACACGAGACGGTCTGGCTACACGGGACGGTCTGGCTACACGGGACGGTCTGGCTACACGAGACGGTCTGGCTACGCCGGATAATCCGGCATTCGATCTAACCGATCTGCCAATTCGCCCTCCAATTCAGGAGCGCCCGCCCTGCCTGAACGTCAGGAAGGCATAGCCCAGCAACCCCAGGATGGCGCAGGACAACTGGCCCAGCCGCAGCACCATGCCGTATGTCATGCCTTCTAC
It encodes:
- a CDS encoding type II toxin-antitoxin system RelB/DinJ family antitoxin, which translates into the protein MTIAMTLRIDAAIKKEATKYLGQLGLSTSEAVRLFLYSVVRHKGLPFEIKVPNKETEKILSQIEAGEKIETVSFEDVLSELGNVRGQKT